One genomic segment of Erysipelotrichaceae bacterium 66202529 includes these proteins:
- a CDS encoding peptidase M3, with product MKEWSLDVLYKGYDDEAFIRDFKKMDAMIQTCSQRADTLSHEDEVQTLHDLLAMLEEFHILADKLGHFISLKQSTNTSDGETVSLMNQYAKKCSGITKANAKFNRYVAEIENLDACIKQDDLLREYSYLLHTIKEDSKYLLSDDVEEVLSKMNISGGDAWANLQEYLTSIVEVDYNGEKATLSQIRNKAYDSDASVRKAAYEAELKAYDKIRDAVAFSLNSIKAQVLSECELRGFASPLAMTLHNSHMKQETLDALLETMQTYMPKFHAYLKRKAELLGYTNGLPWYELFAPLGEDSKTYSVEEAKEYLLKHFRPFADDMADMMERAFDESWIDFFPRKGKVGGAFCANLSSVKQSRVLTNYDGALGDIVTLAHELGHAYHGMMIEDHRPLNTDYSMPVAETASTFNENIIMNAAIEEANGKEKITLIENQLQDLTQVICDIYSRFLFEKTVFEKRADSFMFADELEAIMVETQKQAYGDGLDPNYLHPYMWICKSHYYSSGLSFYNFPYAFGALFARGLVVKYQQEKEAFVPKYRELLKATTVSSVEDVAAMADIDLCDKAFWTSCLETCAQRIDEFLELTK from the coding sequence ATGAAGGAATGGTCTTTAGATGTTTTATACAAGGGATATGATGATGAAGCGTTCATCCGTGATTTTAAAAAGATGGATGCCATGATACAGACCTGCTCACAGAGGGCGGATACTCTGTCCCATGAGGATGAGGTGCAGACATTGCATGATCTGCTGGCAATGCTGGAAGAATTTCATATACTTGCCGATAAGCTGGGACACTTTATTTCTTTGAAGCAGTCAACGAATACATCGGATGGGGAAACAGTTTCCCTAATGAATCAGTATGCGAAAAAATGCAGCGGTATTACCAAGGCGAATGCTAAGTTCAACCGTTATGTGGCTGAAATCGAAAACCTGGATGCCTGTATCAAACAGGATGATCTGTTACGGGAGTACAGCTATCTGCTGCATACGATCAAAGAGGACAGTAAGTATCTGCTGAGTGATGATGTAGAGGAAGTCCTGTCAAAAATGAATATCAGCGGTGGTGATGCCTGGGCAAATCTTCAGGAATACCTGACAAGCATTGTAGAGGTTGACTATAACGGTGAAAAAGCAACCCTATCACAGATTCGCAATAAGGCTTATGACAGTGATGCATCCGTGCGGAAAGCTGCTTATGAGGCTGAATTAAAGGCATACGATAAAATACGGGATGCCGTTGCCTTTTCTCTGAACAGTATCAAGGCGCAGGTACTGAGTGAATGCGAGCTTCGCGGCTTTGCTTCTCCGCTTGCCATGACACTGCACAATTCTCATATGAAACAGGAAACCCTGGATGCATTGCTGGAAACAATGCAGACCTATATGCCGAAATTTCATGCTTATCTGAAACGGAAGGCAGAGCTTCTGGGATATACGAACGGGCTTCCATGGTACGAGCTGTTTGCTCCGCTGGGAGAGGACTCCAAAACCTACAGTGTCGAGGAGGCCAAGGAGTATCTGTTAAAGCACTTCCGCCCGTTTGCGGATGACATGGCGGATATGATGGAGCGCGCCTTTGATGAAAGCTGGATTGATTTCTTTCCACGCAAGGGAAAGGTCGGCGGTGCCTTCTGTGCAAATTTAAGCAGTGTAAAGCAGAGCCGTGTATTGACAAACTATGACGGAGCACTCGGTGATATCGTTACCCTGGCACATGAGCTGGGACATGCCTATCACGGCATGATGATTGAGGATCACCGCCCGCTGAATACCGACTATTCAATGCCTGTCGCAGAAACGGCTTCCACCTTTAATGAAAACATCATTATGAATGCCGCAATCGAAGAAGCGAACGGAAAGGAAAAAATCACTCTGATTGAAAATCAGCTGCAGGATTTGACGCAGGTCATCTGTGATATCTATTCCCGTTTCCTCTTTGAAAAAACGGTGTTTGAAAAAAGAGCCGACAGCTTTATGTTTGCGGATGAGCTGGAAGCAATTATGGTGGAAACACAAAAGCAGGCATATGGAGATGGATTGGATCCAAACTACCTGCATCCGTATATGTGGATTTGTAAATCCCATTACTATTCCAGCGGTCTGAGCTTTTATAACTTCCCATACGCCTTCGGTGCCCTGTTCGCAAGAGGTTTGGTTGTAAAATATCAGCAGGAAAAGGAAGCCTTTGTTCCGAAATACCGCGAGCTGTTAAAGGCAACCACAGTTTCCAGTGTGGAGGATGTTGCCGCAATGGCAGACATCGATTTGTGTGATAAGGCATTCTGGACAAGCTGTCTGGAAACCTGCGCACAGCGTATTGATGAATTTCTGGAGCTGACAAAGTAA
- a CDS encoding response regulator, translating into MYKIMIIEDEQIERETLYKIIQDSFPECRELYAAKNGKEALTMFEEYHPDIILADINIPGINGLEVIRRIRKTESEVGFLILSSYNYFEYAQEAIRLGVEDFILKPYTIDHLKEALHKTMEHLTQKQNEKKHQSDLLEKIEKITPVVENECLFAILSDEDELVLRKNLRLLSPRICSGFCFIIHSSHYDQSYMETVSSGFKQLGFRCLKELFHELQIFFILAERAIVQEDIQHLEDYIEKLRADTFEFGIGPIVNELALFHHSFQMARERIGSIESVSVQLLQDHEGKGSTDIDLDKIVAQFLIIFQKMDEEGLKKAIHQLCLTLIPHERAQIVQEVSALFAKLRSALQEEYVHIDLQGIEIVPLQISTNIHQEVPLYLHMQMHRLYDPIVEERFRNTNQLVRQAVRYIDANYRRQITLSDMADALQISPFYLSKLLNTSLHKTFTELVSERRVEASKELLKSGKRIKEIAYEVGFQGQNYFTKIFKKYTGLTPKMYKNSFDDK; encoded by the coding sequence ATGTATAAAATCATGATCATCGAGGATGAACAAATTGAACGGGAAACGCTGTATAAGATTATTCAGGACAGCTTTCCCGAATGCAGGGAGCTGTATGCGGCTAAAAACGGGAAAGAGGCCCTGACGATGTTTGAGGAATATCATCCGGATATCATTCTAGCGGATATCAATATTCCGGGAATTAACGGTCTGGAGGTTATCCGCCGGATTCGTAAGACGGAAAGTGAAGTCGGCTTTCTGATTCTGTCCTCCTATAATTACTTTGAATATGCACAGGAAGCAATACGTCTTGGGGTTGAGGATTTTATATTAAAGCCGTATACGATTGACCATCTGAAGGAGGCTCTGCATAAGACAATGGAGCATCTTACACAGAAGCAGAATGAAAAAAAGCATCAAAGCGATTTGCTGGAGAAAATAGAAAAAATCACACCTGTTGTTGAGAATGAATGTCTGTTTGCGATATTATCCGATGAGGATGAGCTTGTTCTGCGTAAGAATCTGCGTCTTTTGAGTCCGCGTATTTGCAGTGGCTTCTGCTTTATCATCCATTCCTCCCATTATGATCAAAGCTATATGGAAACGGTATCCTCTGGGTTCAAACAGCTTGGCTTTCGCTGCCTGAAGGAGCTGTTTCATGAACTGCAGATATTTTTTATCCTGGCAGAGCGTGCCATCGTTCAGGAGGATATTCAGCATCTGGAAGACTATATCGAAAAGCTGAGAGCAGATACCTTTGAGTTTGGTATTGGGCCAATCGTAAATGAGCTTGCATTGTTTCACCATTCCTTTCAAATGGCAAGAGAGCGGATTGGAAGCATAGAGTCGGTGAGTGTACAGCTTCTGCAGGATCATGAGGGAAAGGGCAGTACGGATATAGATCTGGATAAAATTGTTGCACAGTTTTTGATCATCTTTCAGAAAATGGATGAGGAAGGGCTGAAGAAGGCTATTCATCAGCTATGTCTGACACTGATTCCGCATGAGCGTGCTCAGATCGTACAGGAAGTCAGTGCGTTATTCGCAAAGCTGCGCAGCGCTTTACAGGAGGAATATGTACATATCGATTTGCAGGGGATTGAGATCGTTCCCTTGCAGATCAGTACGAATATTCATCAGGAGGTACCGCTCTATCTGCATATGCAGATGCATCGTCTGTATGATCCCATTGTTGAGGAACGCTTCCGCAATACGAATCAGCTGGTGCGTCAGGCAGTGCGTTATATCGATGCCAATTACCGCAGGCAGATTACATTGAGCGATATGGCGGATGCCCTTCAGATATCCCCGTTTTATCTCAGTAAGCTGTTGAATACTTCATTGCATAAAACCTTTACCGAGCTGGTCAGTGAGCGGCGTGTGGAGGCGAGTAAGGAGCTGTTAAAAAGCGGGAAGCGCATTAAGGAAATTGCATACGAGGTGGGCTTTCAGGGACAGAACTACTTTACGAAAATATTCAAGAAGTATACAGGGCTGACACCGAAAATGTATAAAAATTCATTCGATGATAAGTAG
- a CDS encoding cell filamentation protein, which produces MQPLKKELSQDIDWSMVDKEDNLLTMERSLKKGVELKYLLKAAHTDKSYDQEVYRKGIDTSYYYEGYTIYRAK; this is translated from the coding sequence ATGCAGCCTTTAAAAAAAGAGCTTAGTCAGGACATTGATTGGAGCATGGTTGATAAAGAGGATAATCTTCTCACTATGGAACGCAGCCTAAAAAAGGGCGTGGAGTTAAAATACCTGCTGAAAGCGGCTCATACGGACAAAAGCTATGACCAAGAGGTCTATAGGAAAGGCATTGATACCAGCTATTACTATGAGGGTTACACAATCTACAGGGCAAAATAG